In a genomic window of Cyclopterus lumpus isolate fCycLum1 chromosome 13, fCycLum1.pri, whole genome shotgun sequence:
- the LOC117741538 gene encoding uncharacterized protein LOC117741538 isoform X1 produces the protein MLCDCIEPSLWFGFPFDGTPAVDFTASPRYCSPYETLTMDADRWIVLLALCFICVSSNETDFENSCDSDVYETLSAPLGSSVLLPCIFETSGLGRVSWAHTAGLDLVHLTSEGRIKFLDHRYGRVKVFPNRGSEGDYSIRIDELQNSDLGRYCCKQGHDCLQVELVAVGGALSREGMLWIYICVGVAVFTLLSIGGYCFMKCILCCYNTPIYNTSNPEGAGTEADARAAPEEAGRVPVEQEQSGGGDGPLVYENDDQDPSGRQSDLSRNYRNPIEDQPDPERTQPTASTIYPNLNQFERVDTQRTKQGFHRELFSRLRQARLSQHYYVNQGETSRQQASSTPPENPHGAARFGKKKKKAKKNGILQNPIYNRSTDQLNHL, from the exons CTTCGCCGCGTTACTGCTCACCATATGAGACGCTGACGATGGATGCCGACAGGTGGATTGTCCTTTTAGCCCTGTGCTTTATTTGCGTGTCTTCAAATG AGACGGACTTTGAGAACTCTTGTGATTCAGATGTCTATGAGACACTCAGCGCTCCGCTTGGCTCCTCTGTGCTCCTCCCATGCATCTTTGAAACAAGTGGCCTCGGCCGGGTGTCGTGGGCCCACACCGCCGGGCTGGACCTGGTCCACCTCACATCCGAGGGTCGCATTAAGTTCCTGGACCACAGGTACGGTCGGGTGAAAGTGTTCCCCAACCGGGGCTCAGAGGGGGACTACTCCATCCGCATCGATGAGCTTCAAAACTCTGACCTGGGGCGTTATTGCTGTAAGCAGGGACACGACTGTCTCCAAGTGGAGTTGGTTGCTGTCGGAG GTGCTCTGAGCCGAGAGGGGATGCTATggatttatatttgtgttggCGTGGCTGTTTTCACCCTGCTGAGCATCGGGGGCTACTGCTTCATGAAGTGCATAT TGTGCTGTTACAACACACCAATATACAATACAAGCAATCCTGAAGGTGCAGGCACTGAGG CAGACGCCAGGGCTGCACCTGAGGAAGCAGGCAGAGTGCCAGTAGAGCAAGAGCAGAGCG gaGGGGGCGACGGTCCTCTTgtttatg AAAATGATGACCAAGACCCATCCGGCCGGCAGAGTGACCTCAGCAGAAATTATCGCAATCCAATAGAAGACCAGCCCGATCCAGAGAGGACTCAACCCACTGCAAGCACGATTTATCCAAACTTGAACCAATTTGAGAGGGTGGACACTCAGAGAACAAAACAGGGATTTCATAGAG AACTCTTCAGCAGATTACGGCAAGCAAGACTGAGTCAGCATTATTACG TTAACCAAGGGGAAACCAGTAGGCAACAAGCCTCGTCAACTCCTCCAGAGAATCCCCACGGAG cagCACGTtttgggaagaagaagaagaaagccaaGAAAA ATGGCATACTCCAAAACCCCATTTACAACCGGAGCACGGACCAGCTCAACCACCTGTAG
- the LOC117741284 gene encoding LOW QUALITY PROTEIN: probable ATP-dependent RNA helicase DHX40 (The sequence of the model RefSeq protein was modified relative to this genomic sequence to represent the inferred CDS: inserted 1 base in 1 codon; deleted 1 base in 1 codon), with product MSKSTRLDSKENESKLLPIYRHKEELILAVKDSTFLAVTGETGSGKTTQLPKYLHQAGFCKDGKIGITQPRRVAAITVAQRVAQEMQCTLGREVGYQVRFDDCTSQSTVVKYMTDGCLLREILADPVLSQYSVVILDEVHERSLNTDILLGLLKKMFSDSAKAIKGRSFPLKVVVMSATLEADKLSAFLSDCPVFTIPGRTFPVTSTFGFAVGPKDIESAGYLKEVVKVALDVHTSEMAGDILVFLTGKLELKRACDLLYEKAESIDYRYDVEDXTVEGLLILPLYGSMPTDQQRQIFQPPPSGIRKCVVATNIAATSLTINGIKYIIDSGFVKQLNHNSRVGMDILEVVPISKSESEQRAGRAGRTSAGKCFRIYTKEFWEKSMPEYTVPEIQRTSLTAVILTLKCLGVHDVIRFPYLDCPEERFILEALKQLYQFDAIDRRGRVTQLGKLMVEFPLHPGLTRAVLKAASLGCHDLLLPLAAMLSVENIFIRPGHPEKQKEADTIHRALAAKTGSMNDFATLLSVFQLCKSSDRPSAWCKDHWIHWRALKSAFSVETQLREILLRLQQKRDFPVDTFDGDKSELFRRCLCTGYFTNVARRSVGKVFCTMDGHGSMVHLHPSSSLFDQEGKLNWIIFHDVLVTSRMYVRTACPIRYEWVKDLLPKLHEVDVYELSSVAREEVTDEEMIQWETREAAKRQPEVSTEDVIKKLEKRNNEATVGDARARYMQRKQQRQPNKAL from the exons ATGTCCAAGTCTACCAGGTTGGACTCGAAAGAAAACGAGTCCAAACTGCTGCCTATCTACCGGCACAAAGAAGAACTGATTCTGGCCGTCAAAGACAGCACTTTTCTGGCCGTCACCGGCGAGACCGGCAGTGGGAAAACCACGCAACTGCCGAAGTACCTTCATCAAGCAG GCTTTTGCAAAGATGGCAAAATTGGCATCACGCAGCCCCGCCGGGTGGCTGCCATCACGGTGGCCCAGAGGGTCGCCCAGGAGATGCAGTGCACTCTGGGTAGAGAGGTCGGCTACCAAGTGCGCTTCGATGACTGCACGTCACAG AGCACCGTGGTGAAGTACATGACGGACGGCTGTCTGCTCAGAGAGATCCTCGCAGATCCGGTGCTTTCTCAGTACAGCGTCGTGATCTTGGATGAAGTCCACGAACGCAGCCTCAACACA gataTTCTCCTGGGTCTATTGAAGAAAATGTTCTCTGACTCTGCTAAGGCCATCAAGGGCAGATCTTTCCCTCTGAAGGTGGTGGTGATGTCCGCCACCTTGGAAGCTGATAAACTTTCAGCCTTTCTCAGCGACTGTCCCGTCTTTACTATTCCTGGGAGGACTTTTCCTGTCACCTCCACATTTGGTTTTGCTGTCGGACCCAAAGACATAGAGAGCGCTGGTTATTTAAAAGAG GTGGTCAAAGTGGCCCTCGACGTGCACACCAGTGAAATGGCTGGGGATATTCTTGTGTTTTTGACGGGTAAGTT AGAGTTGAAGCGCGCGTGTGACTTGTTGTATGAA AAAGCTGAGTCTATAGACTACCGTTATGACGTGGAGG CAACAGTGGAGGGCCTTCTGATTTTGCCCCTTTATGGATCCATGCCCACTG ATCAGCAGAGGCAGATCTTTCAGCCCCCACCTTCGGGAATACGGAAGTGTGTCGTGGCCACCAACATTGCAGCAACGTCTCTCACCATCAATGGCATAAA GTACATCATAGACAGTGGGTTTGTGAAGCAACTCAACCACAACTCAAGGGTGGGCATGGATATATTGGAGGTGGTGCCTATTTCAAA GAGCGAGTCGGAGCAGAGAGCAGGCCGAGCTGGAAGAACCTCAGCTGGGAAATGCTTTCGAATCTACACTAAGGAATTCTGGGAGAAGAGCATGCCTGAATATACAGTTCCAGAAATCCAGAGGACGAGTCTGACTGCAGTGATACTCACACTCAAGTGCCTGGGTGTTCATGATGTCATTCG gTTCCCTTATCTGGACTGTCCAGAGGAAAGGTTTATTCTTGAGGCTTTAAAACAGCTCTACCAGTTTGATGCCATCGACAG GAGAGGAAGAGTCACCCAGCTGGGGAAGCTGATGGTGGAGTTCCCACTGCACCCGGGCCTTACCAGGGCCGTGCTCAAAGCCGCCTCGCTCGGCTGTCACGACCTGCTGCTCCCGTTAGCCGCCATGCTGTCTGTAGAGAACATTTTCATCAGGCCAG GCCACCCTGAGAAGCAGAAGGAGGCAGATACTATACACAGGGCGCTGGCTGCCAAGACCGGCAGCATGAACGACTTTGCCACTctcctcagtgtgtttcagttATGTAAATCCAG TGACAGACCCTCAGCGTGGTGTAAAGATCATTGGATCCACTGGAGGGCGCTGAAGTCAGCCTTTAGTGTGGAGACTCAGTTGCGAGAGATCCTTCTCCGCCTCCAACAG AAGAGAGATTTCCCCGTGGACACATTTGATGGCGATAAGAGTGAACTCTTCAGACGATGTCTGTGCACGGGATACTTCACCAATGTTGCCAGAAG GTCTGTTGGAAAGGTGTTTTGCACAATGGATGGCCACGGATCCATGGTTCACCTTCATCCATCCTCATCG CTGTTCGACCAGGAAGGTAAGCTGAACTGGATCATCTTCCACGATGTGCTGGTGACCTCACGGATGTATGTCAGGACCGCGTGTCCTATTCGATACGAGTGGGTGAAGGACTTACTACCTAAACTACATGAGGTGGACGTCTATGAGCTGAGCAGTGTGGCGAGAGAAGAAGTGACCGATGAGGAGATGATACAGTGGGAGACCAGGGAAGCAGCCAAAAGACAACCAG
- the LOC117741581 gene encoding zona pellucida sperm-binding protein 4-like encodes MKAHGADLLLLTCVSLSLLLSKREADAASEPVQVSNTSNGGMSICHDGFMSVHITKAHFADLPLAIYVQGEHGGYYQAIAVAKQCHYFLGETDTFIILTVASHGCFVRRQKNVTNLTVVIVALADGGRVEIVKSIPLVCERKMKEVNTNDNPQISTREFCNQEGFNIIIPQNATVPPLNLDAVWIPSSQNHNCNPPKRSKEAVIFRFPFTDCGTQSVIADGIITYWVNIEVKQQQQKSFIFRDAPFHRTVHCSFALARRTQLSIKIQEEKSEYPSPLKSEGLLRTEMRFAKDSKYKSFYSSRDPPTITELGQPVHVEVFAVKHEDGDLVLLLEDCWATPSENPQDPQRWNLLVKGCPFSGDSHRTVVLPVAPTELKYPSLHKWFEVKLFSFVKPPTFKNLVYFHCDIEICKGPNCLQSCSNGRKLRQVTPGPGREILYSVVSGGPLLYLL; translated from the exons ATGAAGGCACACGGAGCAGACCTCCTTTTGCTGACGTGCGTTTCGTTGTCACTGCTACTTTCTAAACGTGAAGCCGATGCTGCTTCAGAACCCGTTCAAGTTTCCAACACTAGTAATGGTGGCATGTCAATTTGCCACGATGGGTTCATGTCTGTTCACATAACGAAGGCGCACTTTGCTGATCTTCCTCTCGCCATTTATGTCCAAG GTGAACACGGCGGATATTACCAAGCCATTGCGGTAGCAAAACAGTGCCACTACTTCCTTGGAGAAACTGACACCTTTATTATCTTAACAGTTGCTTCCCATGGGTGTTTTGTGAGAAGACAA AAAAATGTGACAAATCTGACTGTTGTCATCGTGGCACTTGCAGACGGGGGAAGAGTTGAAATTGTCAAGTCAATACCGCTCGTCTGTGAAAGGAAAATGAAGG AGGTGAACACAAATGATAATCCACAAATTTCAACACGTGAATTCTGCAACCAGGAAGGGTTCAACATTATCATCCCTCAGAATGCCACAGTCCCACCTCTGAACCTGGATGCAGTCTGGATTCCTTCCAGCCAAAACCATAACTGCAACCCCCCAAAAAGATCCAAGGAAGCCGTCATATTCCGCTTTCCATTCACTGATTGTGGCACTCAGTCTGTG ATAGCAGATGGGATTATAACCTACTGGGTCAACATTGAGGTGAagcaacaacagcagaaaagcttTATATTTCGTGATGCGCCTTTCCA TCGTACTGTGCATTGTAGCTTTGCACTGGCCCGAAGGACTCAGCTGAGCATCAAGATTCAGGAAGAAAAATCTGAGTACCCGTCACCACTGAAGAGTGAGGGACTACTGAGGACTGAAATGAGGTTTGCCAAAG ACTCCAAATACAAGTCTTTCTATTCCTCTCGAGACCCTCCAACGATCACCGAGCTCGGCCAGCCTGTGCATGTGGAGGTGTTCGCTGTCAAACATGAGGACGGGGATCTGGTGCTGCTATTGGAGGACTGCTGGGCGACACCGTCTGAAAACCCTCAAGACCCACAGAGATGGAACCTGCTGGTCAAAGG ATGTCCTTTCAGCGGCGATAGCCACAGAACTGTTGTGTTGCCAGTTGCCCCCACAGAACTGAAATATCCCTCTCTTCATAAATGGTTTGAGGTCAAGCTGTTCTCATTTGTGAAGCCcccaacatttaaaaacctg GTATATTTCCACTGTGACATAGAGATCTGTAAAGGACCGAATTGCCTACAGTCTTGCAGCAATG GTCGTAAATTAAGGCAAGTCACACCAGGGCCAGGACgggagattctttacagtgtagTTTCTGGTGGACCTCTTCTGTATCTACTGTAA
- the LOC117741538 gene encoding uncharacterized protein LOC117741538 isoform X2, which produces MDADRWIVLLALCFICVSSNETDFENSCDSDVYETLSAPLGSSVLLPCIFETSGLGRVSWAHTAGLDLVHLTSEGRIKFLDHRYGRVKVFPNRGSEGDYSIRIDELQNSDLGRYCCKQGHDCLQVELVAVGGALSREGMLWIYICVGVAVFTLLSIGGYCFMKCILCCYNTPIYNTSNPEGAGTEAADARAAPEEAGRVPVEQEQSGGGDGPLVYENDDQDPSGRQSDLSRNYRNPIEDQPDPERTQPTASTIYPNLNQFERVDTQRTKQGFHRELFSRLRQARLSQHYYVNQGETSRQQASSTPPENPHGAARFGKKKKKAKKNGILQNPIYNRSTDQLNHL; this is translated from the exons ATGGATGCCGACAGGTGGATTGTCCTTTTAGCCCTGTGCTTTATTTGCGTGTCTTCAAATG AGACGGACTTTGAGAACTCTTGTGATTCAGATGTCTATGAGACACTCAGCGCTCCGCTTGGCTCCTCTGTGCTCCTCCCATGCATCTTTGAAACAAGTGGCCTCGGCCGGGTGTCGTGGGCCCACACCGCCGGGCTGGACCTGGTCCACCTCACATCCGAGGGTCGCATTAAGTTCCTGGACCACAGGTACGGTCGGGTGAAAGTGTTCCCCAACCGGGGCTCAGAGGGGGACTACTCCATCCGCATCGATGAGCTTCAAAACTCTGACCTGGGGCGTTATTGCTGTAAGCAGGGACACGACTGTCTCCAAGTGGAGTTGGTTGCTGTCGGAG GTGCTCTGAGCCGAGAGGGGATGCTATggatttatatttgtgttggCGTGGCTGTTTTCACCCTGCTGAGCATCGGGGGCTACTGCTTCATGAAGTGCATAT TGTGCTGTTACAACACACCAATATACAATACAAGCAATCCTGAAGGTGCAGGCACTGAGG CAGCAGACGCCAGGGCTGCACCTGAGGAAGCAGGCAGAGTGCCAGTAGAGCAAGAGCAGAGCG gaGGGGGCGACGGTCCTCTTgtttatg AAAATGATGACCAAGACCCATCCGGCCGGCAGAGTGACCTCAGCAGAAATTATCGCAATCCAATAGAAGACCAGCCCGATCCAGAGAGGACTCAACCCACTGCAAGCACGATTTATCCAAACTTGAACCAATTTGAGAGGGTGGACACTCAGAGAACAAAACAGGGATTTCATAGAG AACTCTTCAGCAGATTACGGCAAGCAAGACTGAGTCAGCATTATTACG TTAACCAAGGGGAAACCAGTAGGCAACAAGCCTCGTCAACTCCTCCAGAGAATCCCCACGGAG cagCACGTtttgggaagaagaagaagaaagccaaGAAAA ATGGCATACTCCAAAACCCCATTTACAACCGGAGCACGGACCAGCTCAACCACCTGTAG